The genomic stretch GAAGCAGAACAAGGAATCCGTCCTCCGAGCCCGCGTCACCCGGCAGATGAAGGACGCGTGGAACCACCTCGTCATCGAGAGCGGGGAGAGCGAAGCCTATCACCTCCGCGAAGCCGTGAGGGAGTACTTGGCGAAGGTCTCAAAGTAAGAAAATCGTCGGCAATGAACTTTCTTGAGCAGACGGGACTCCGTCCATTCGAACCCGAGAGCGACGCCCAAGAATTCGTCGACGTACTGTCGTTGGCAGCGGTCCGCTTGCGGATGGTTTTTGAAACGGAACGTGAATGCGTTATCCTAGCCATAGGCTCGGGCTGTTTCGTTAAGATCGGGGAAAAAGCCTACCTTTTAACCGCCCTCCACAATCTCACCGGAAAAGAACCGGACACCGGCAAATACAAGCACTCCAAGGGCGGTGGTCCTAACTTGGTTGTCATGGACGGCGCCTTCGGGACAGTGGTGGAAAAGCTCTACACGGGAGAGAACTGCCAGTACAACAACTCCCCTCGATTCTATCAGCATAGCGAAGGGCCGACTGTGGATGTGACGTTGCTTCCGGTCGAATTTCCGGAGCGAGCGACCTGCTACGACGAACTGCTGCTGAGCGATAATCTGCGAGTGAACGCGGTGCCGACTGCAATTTCAGGGCTCTGCTACATCATCGGCTTCCCGCAGGGTCTGGCCCACTATCATCGACAGAAGGTCCTTCCCATCTGGAAGATGGCGCACATCGCCTCCGAGCCAACCTTGAATTTCAACGAGGAGCCGCTCTTCCTCGTCGACGCCGTTACGCGCCCCGGCCTGTCAGGCGCTCCGGTCGTCGTGCACAAACAGGTGAAGGGGCAGGCCCGGGAGCATCGTCTGCTCGGGATCTACGTCGGGCGGTTCGTGTTCAAACCGGACGCGAACGTGAAGAAGAAGGGAAAAAAGAAAAAGGCTCGTCCCGAGATCGACCCTGCTGAGTACCTTGGGATAGGCCGGGTGATAAAAACCTACGTGATTCGGCAGATCGCCGATGAAAATAATCTCTAGTTCCTCGATCGCACGAGGCTAGGCAAGTGATCGAGCTGTGCCCCGGCCGGGACAATTGGGCCAAACCCTAGTCAGACGGGGAAAGCGTGATAGGCTGGGAAACCATGGAAGAAAGTCCCATGTCCCTATCGGA from Verrucomicrobium sp. GAS474 encodes the following:
- a CDS encoding ribbon-helix-helix protein, CopG family; translation: MPKAAQKQNKESVLRARVTRQMKDAWNHLVIESGESEAYHLREAVREYLAKVSK
- a CDS encoding trypsin-like peptidase domain-containing protein, whose amino-acid sequence is MNFLEQTGLRPFEPESDAQEFVDVLSLAAVRLRMVFETERECVILAIGSGCFVKIGEKAYLLTALHNLTGKEPDTGKYKHSKGGGPNLVVMDGAFGTVVEKLYTGENCQYNNSPRFYQHSEGPTVDVTLLPVEFPERATCYDELLLSDNLRVNAVPTAISGLCYIIGFPQGLAHYHRQKVLPIWKMAHIASEPTLNFNEEPLFLVDAVTRPGLSGAPVVVHKQVKGQAREHRLLGIYVGRFVFKPDANVKKKGKKKKARPEIDPAEYLGIGRVIKTYVIRQIADENNL